From Patescibacteria group bacterium, one genomic window encodes:
- a CDS encoding sulfatase-like hydrolase/transferase, translated as MKKNLLTGLVTGSLIGMAFGCQQSTSILLSSFHDLAVFPLTSLIAIAFILFLHAVFFALLGVIFALIFGWLIKKKPKKSNWLIPANLGFLIGLVVFIFLFGRLQSVFQKKIIFGLVITMASLSGAFFGFLFFTLVVFLEKKKKIWLRVRQVFAGFSLFLFVGLSFLVLGLTVNHFFNGLPGLPKKAKINQVATSEKPNIVLLTIDAQRADHLGAYGYQSRVTPQLDQIAEQGVVFEQMFVNAPWTLPSLASMVSSRLPTELKISVDNLSFGEIERTNRLTNQVETIAERMQTLGYNTQAILTNELLSVPRGFDQGFDGFVNLEKLMPYHYQFHFKNMALTLLLNRIPGVEKRLANYYTFLVGPSGLKQFETRAWEINRWALPWLEDFQDKRFFLWLHYIDPHAPYDPGPDYSPDLKEISRSREQELRKASAYQPDKIRWREIDKQALVELYDGDVSLVDAAIGQVWEKLDQLDLMEKTVLIISADHGEELWDHGGLGHGLTFYQETIKIPLIIVGPGIEPRKVYQNVSLIDIFPTIIDLIGERIPSEAKGRSLKPLIEGQFLPDKEILSEGTGRGTEKRAIILGDYKLIHDFFTGEDQLFNIRTDLNDKFDLARTNPRVVSQLKEKLLSLVDQLRENRQEIFQEAEPAGPPLGDVVGY; from the coding sequence ATGAAAAAAAATTTACTAACCGGTTTGGTGACAGGGAGTTTGATTGGTATGGCTTTTGGTTGCCAACAATCGACTTCAATTCTTTTGTCTTCTTTCCATGACTTAGCGGTTTTTCCTTTAACTTCTTTAATCGCGATTGCTTTTATTCTTTTTCTCCACGCTGTCTTTTTCGCTCTTTTAGGCGTGATTTTTGCTTTAATTTTTGGTTGGCTAATAAAAAAGAAGCCAAAAAAATCTAATTGGCTGATTCCTGCTAACTTAGGTTTTCTGATTGGCTTGGTGGTTTTTATTTTCCTTTTTGGTCGTCTCCAAAGCGTTTTTCAAAAGAAAATAATATTCGGTTTGGTTATAACAATGGCTAGTTTAAGTGGTGCTTTTTTTGGTTTTCTCTTCTTTACTCTGGTTGTTTTTTTAGAAAAAAAGAAAAAAATTTGGTTAAGGGTTCGCCAAGTCTTCGCCGGATTTTCTTTATTTCTTTTTGTGGGTTTAAGTTTTTTGGTTCTTGGCTTGACCGTTAATCATTTTTTTAACGGGTTACCTGGTTTGCCCAAAAAAGCCAAAATTAATCAGGTAGCCACTTCAGAAAAGCCGAATATTGTTTTATTAACGATTGATGCCCAGCGGGCTGACCATCTTGGCGCCTATGGTTATCAGTCAAGAGTTACTCCTCAGCTTGACCAAATTGCTGAACAGGGGGTTGTTTTTGAACAAATGTTTGTCAATGCACCCTGGACTTTGCCTTCTTTAGCTTCAATGGTTTCCTCGCGTTTACCCACGGAATTAAAAATTAGTGTCGACAATCTATCTTTTGGCGAGATTGAAAGAACCAATCGTTTAACCAATCAGGTTGAAACCATTGCCGAGAGAATGCAAACCTTAGGTTATAATACCCAAGCGATTCTAACTAATGAACTTCTTTCTGTACCTCGGGGTTTTGATCAGGGTTTTGATGGCTTTGTCAATCTTGAAAAACTCATGCCCTATCACTATCAGTTTCATTTTAAGAACATGGCTTTAACTCTCCTTCTTAATCGAATCCCCGGCGTCGAGAAAAGATTAGCCAATTATTACACTTTTCTGGTAGGTCCCTCTGGGCTCAAACAGTTTGAGACTCGGGCTTGGGAAATTAATCGTTGGGCCTTACCTTGGCTAGAAGACTTCCAGGACAAGCGTTTTTTTCTCTGGCTTCATTATATTGATCCCCATGCTCCTTACGATCCAGGGCCTGATTACAGTCCTGACCTTAAGGAAATTAGTCGGAGTCGAGAGCAAGAATTGCGAAAAGCGAGTGCTTATCAGCCAGATAAAATTCGCTGGCGAGAAATTGATAAACAGGCTCTAGTCGAACTTTATGATGGTGATGTCAGCTTGGTTGATGCCGCTATCGGTCAGGTTTGGGAAAAGTTGGACCAATTAGATCTGATGGAAAAGACAGTTTTAATTATTTCGGCTGATCACGGTGAGGAACTTTGGGATCATGGTGGTTTGGGTCATGGTCTGACTTTTTATCAGGAGACAATCAAGATTCCCTTGATTATTGTTGGTCCAGGAATTGAACCGAGAAAAGTTTATCAGAATGTTTCTTTGATTGATATTTTTCCAACCATCATTGATTTAATAGGTGAAAGAATTCCCAGCGAAGCAAAAGGTAGAAGTCTTAAACCTTTGATTGAAGGTCAATTTCTGCCTGATAAGGAAATTCTTTCTGAAGGAACGGGTCGGGGGACTGAAAAAAGAGCTATTATTTTAGGGGATTACAAATTAATCCATGATTTTTTTACCGGTGAAGATCAGCTTTTTAATATTAGAACTGATTTAAATGATAAGTTTGATTTAGCCAGGACCAATCCAAGAGTTGTTAGTCAGTTAAAGGAAAAACTCTTGAGTTTGGTTGATCAGTTAAGAGAAAACCGTCAAGAAATTTTTCAGGAAGCTGAGCCAGCCGGGCCACCTCTGGGCGATGTGGTTGGCTATTAA
- a CDS encoding prepilin-type N-terminal cleavage/methylation domain-containing protein produces the protein MKRREGLTMIELLVVITVLGLLFILVAVNAPPQLKKARDAHRKADLQLIKVALYDYYFDYDCFPQELPKCGEDFGLEGEPYLKNFPCDPKGIGYGYEVEDEECSQWFKILTNLENIQDSGIDKVGCRNGCGPECKYNYGLASTNIRVNKDCVLYYACAPGSGAEGGCVEFEDPLISQCPQVFENDSACGGVDCSAKANKCHDSRGKRIPD, from the coding sequence ATGAAGAGAAGAGAAGGCCTAACAATGATTGAATTGTTGGTTGTGATAACGGTTTTAGGCCTCTTGTTTATTCTGGTAGCCGTTAACGCTCCCCCTCAATTAAAAAAAGCCAGGGATGCCCATCGCAAAGCAGATCTTCAGTTAATTAAAGTGGCTCTTTATGATTATTATTTTGATTATGATTGCTTTCCTCAGGAATTACCTAAGTGTGGTGAGGACTTTGGTTTAGAAGGTGAGCCTTATTTAAAAAATTTTCCCTGCGATCCTAAGGGAATAGGTTACGGCTATGAAGTTGAAGATGAAGAATGTAGCCAGTGGTTCAAAATCTTGACGAATTTGGAGAATATTCAAGACTCTGGGATTGATAAAGTTGGTTGTCGAAATGGTTGCGGGCCAGAGTGTAAATATAACTATGGTTTGGCGAGTACTAATATTCGGGTGAATAAGGATTGTGTACTTTACTATGCTTGTGCTCCTGGTAGTGGAGCAGAAGGTGGATGTGTTGAATTTGAGGATCCTCTTATCAGTCAATGTCCTCAAGTTTTTGAGAATGACTCGGCTTGTGGCGGGGTTGATTGTAGCGCCAAAGCTAACAAATGTCATGACTCAAGAGGAAAAAGAATTCCTGATTAA
- a CDS encoding Rrf2 family transcriptional regulator, with protein MFGLTKKTDYGLELMIALAKNYGQGPIALRQIAKQKKLPFKYLEQVIVPLREAGLIEAKQGKGGGYFLKKQPQKVSVAEIVEILEGPVEIGACFGCPKAMICGQKDVWTEVGDKVRETIEGKTLKDLIK; from the coding sequence ATGTTTGGTTTAACTAAAAAGACTGATTATGGTTTGGAATTAATGATTGCCTTGGCAAAAAATTATGGTCAAGGTCCAATCGCCTTGCGGCAAATTGCTAAACAGAAAAAACTACCTTTTAAGTACCTAGAACAGGTAATTGTGCCTTTACGGGAAGCTGGCTTGATTGAGGCCAAACAAGGCAAAGGTGGCGGTTATTTTTTAAAGAAACAGCCTCAAAAGGTTTCCGTTGCCGAGATAGTTGAGATTTTGGAGGGACCAGTGGAGATTGGGGCTTGTTTTGGTTGTCCTAAGGCGATGATTTGTGGCCAAAAGGATGTTTGGACTGAAGTCGGTGATAAAGTGAGAGAAACAATTGAAGGTAAAACTTTGAAGGATTTAATCAAATGA
- a CDS encoding cysteine desulfurase family protein, which yields MKKVYLDYAATTPVDSRVLQRMLPYFKEKFGNPSSVHSWGREAREAVESARSQVSQVLGCQTSEIFFTGTTTTSGNLAIQGVARAAKKRGKGNQIITSAIEHHGVLDVCRALEKEGFKLMVIPVDKHGMVNPKDVEKAINQETVLITIMYANNEMGTIQPIKEISRLVRKSNLPFHTDAAAVIDYLDFKVKNLGVDLMTFGAHKFGGPKGVGVLYLRKGIEIEPITFGGHHEKGLWPGTEAVPLIIGLGEAIKIADKEKKDAVKQVTKLGNRLIKGVLANVPNAQLTGHPTKRLPDIASFVIKGAEGEAMLLELSDQGIAASSGSACTSGILEPSHVLTAMGIPVEEAHGSLRFSLGKETTQEEVDYVIKILPIIVKKLRRMAPKGV from the coding sequence ATGAAAAAAGTTTATCTTGATTACGCGGCGACGACGCCTGTTGATTCCAGGGTTTTACAGAGAATGCTTCCTTATTTTAAAGAGAAATTTGGCAATCCTTCCTCGGTTCACTCCTGGGGACGAGAGGCAAGAGAAGCAGTTGAGTCAGCTCGTAGTCAGGTATCCCAGGTATTAGGTTGTCAAACTTCAGAAATCTTTTTTACGGGAACAACCACCACCAGTGGTAATTTAGCTATTCAAGGCGTCGCTCGAGCCGCGAAAAAAAGAGGTAAAGGCAATCAGATTATTACTTCTGCCATTGAACATCATGGGGTTTTGGACGTTTGTCGAGCTTTGGAAAAAGAAGGTTTTAAACTGATGGTTATTCCGGTTGATAAACACGGAATGGTTAATCCCAAAGACGTGGAAAAAGCAATAAATCAAGAAACTGTTTTGATTACCATTATGTATGCCAATAATGAGATGGGTACGATTCAACCAATTAAAGAAATTAGTCGTTTAGTCAGAAAAAGTAATCTTCCTTTTCATACCGATGCGGCGGCGGTCATTGATTATCTTGATTTTAAGGTTAAGAATTTAGGGGTGGATTTAATGACCTTTGGCGCCCATAAGTTTGGCGGTCCCAAGGGTGTTGGTGTCTTGTATCTTAGAAAGGGGATTGAAATTGAACCAATTACTTTTGGTGGTCATCATGAGAAGGGTTTATGGCCTGGAACCGAAGCCGTTCCTTTAATTATTGGCTTAGGTGAGGCAATTAAAATTGCTGACAAGGAAAAAAAGGACGCTGTTAAGCAAGTGACCAAGCTTGGAAACAGATTGATCAAGGGAGTTTTAGCCAACGTTCCTAATGCTCAATTAACTGGTCATCCAACCAAGAGGTTGCCTGATATTGCTTCTTTTGTGATTAAAGGGGCTGAAGGCGAGGCCATGCTTTTAGAATTGTCGGATCAAGGCATTGCCGCTTCTTCAGGTTCAGCTTGTACTTCGGGTATCCTAGAACCCTCCCATGTTTTGACGGCCATGGGTATTCCGGTAGAGGAAGCTCATGGTTCTTTACGTTTTTCTTTAGGTAAAGAAACAACTCAAGAGGAAGTTGATTATGTGATTAAAATTTTACCAATCATTGTTAAAAAATTAAGGAGAATGGCACCAAAAGGAGTTTAA
- a CDS encoding iron-sulfur cluster assembly scaffold protein, whose translation MADFGNLYPSLYSEKVMKHIRHPQNLGEIKNPDGMGTEGNPVCGDVMRLFIKVGKKKDQEYIKDIKFQTLGCGAAIASSSMLTIMVKGKTLAEAQKMTRQSIAKALGGLPPAKIHCSVLAAAALKKAIKDYQQKKK comes from the coding sequence ATGGCTGATTTCGGCAATCTTTATCCAAGTCTTTATTCTGAAAAGGTGATGAAACACATTCGTCATCCCCAGAATCTGGGAGAAATTAAAAATCCTGATGGCATGGGGACCGAGGGTAATCCGGTTTGTGGTGATGTCATGCGCTTGTTTATTAAAGTAGGGAAAAAGAAAGATCAAGAATATATTAAGGACATCAAATTTCAAACCTTAGGTTGTGGGGCGGCGATTGCTAGCTCAAGCATGTTAACCATCATGGTTAAGGGTAAAACTCTTGCTGAAGCCCAAAAGATGACCAGGCAATCAATTGCCAAGGCTTTAGGTGGTTTGCCGCCTGCCAAGATTCATTGTTCAGTTTTGGCGGCCGCGGCTTTGAAAAAGGCAATTAAGGATTATCAGCAAAAGAAAAAATAA
- a CDS encoding CapA family protein produces MKAKFISFLILFLILIFLLFNSGLFLNKTELTKNTFPQSLFGLLLREKEEAITLIAVGDVMLGRSVNAKMRSLNDFTYPFLKTASLLKSADLTFINLESPFYSDCPTTNEGMIFCADLKVIEGLLLAGIDIANLTNNHIRNYGNEGLNLTQNLLSESKIDFLGPEKNFIIKEIRGTKIGFLGFNLTSGYQKEKIIEQVAKEKDKVAILIVSFHWGIEYAPEPSLKQIELAHQVIDAGANLILGHHPHVSQKIEDYHDGKIVYSLGNFVFDQPWSEATKKGLIGIFTFQRDKLVKSEFKEIYIQNYSQPELIER; encoded by the coding sequence ATGAAAGCAAAATTTATTAGTTTCCTCATCTTGTTTTTAATTCTCATCTTTCTTTTGTTTAATTCTGGCCTCTTTCTAAATAAAACCGAATTAACTAAAAACACTTTTCCTCAATCTCTTTTCGGCCTTCTTTTAAGAGAAAAAGAAGAAGCGATTACGTTGATCGCCGTTGGTGACGTCATGCTTGGCCGGAGCGTTAATGCCAAGATGCGCTCTTTAAACGATTTCACTTATCCCTTTTTAAAAACCGCTTCCCTACTCAAATCAGCTGACTTAACCTTTATTAATCTGGAGTCACCTTTTTATTCTGATTGCCCAACGACTAATGAAGGAATGATTTTCTGTGCTGATCTAAAAGTAATTGAAGGTTTACTTTTAGCTGGGATTGATATTGCTAATTTAACCAATAATCATATTAGAAACTACGGGAATGAGGGATTAAATTTAACCCAAAATCTCCTTTCTGAAAGTAAAATTGATTTTCTTGGGCCCGAAAAGAATTTTATTATCAAAGAAATTCGGGGAACAAAAATCGGTTTTCTAGGTTTTAACCTTACTTCAGGCTACCAAAAAGAAAAAATTATTGAACAGGTTGCCAAAGAAAAAGATAAAGTAGCCATTCTGATTGTTTCCTTTCATTGGGGAATCGAATATGCTCCAGAACCCTCTTTAAAACAAATCGAATTAGCTCATCAAGTCATTGACGCCGGCGCTAATTTAATCTTAGGTCATCACCCTCATGTTAGCCAAAAAATAGAAGATTACCACGACGGCAAAATTGTTTATTCCCTAGGCAATTTTGTCTTTGACCAGCCGTGGTCTGAAGCCACCAAAAAAGGCTTGATTGGAATCTTTACTTTTCAAAGAGACAAATTAGTTAAAAGTGAATTCAAAGAAATTTATATTCAAAACTATTCCCAGCCAGAATTGATTGAAAGATAG
- a CDS encoding triose-phosphate isomerase encodes MIFVNFKTYQEGTGKEAVKLAKICQAVERKTSVKVIPLVQSVDLFSLSSQGFPVWSQHLDDIGFGSNTGQILPQAIVAAGAKGTLLNHSECKLPVEVVKETIRRCRALKLKVLVCADNLEEAQAILEARPDFLAYEPPEFIGSQTDSVASTKPEVIKDFTEAIKGIPVLVGAGIHSQKDVKIALKLGAKGILVATDVVLAEKPEEELLDLVGGFK; translated from the coding sequence ATGATATTTGTTAATTTTAAGACCTACCAAGAAGGCACAGGTAAAGAAGCCGTTAAATTGGCTAAGATTTGCCAGGCGGTGGAAAGGAAAACTTCGGTTAAAGTTATTCCTCTTGTTCAGTCAGTTGACCTTTTTTCCTTATCAAGTCAAGGTTTTCCAGTTTGGTCCCAGCACCTTGATGATATTGGCTTTGGGTCCAATACTGGCCAGATTTTACCTCAAGCCATAGTGGCAGCTGGGGCTAAAGGCACTCTCTTGAATCATTCAGAATGCAAACTGCCTGTCGAAGTGGTCAAAGAGACAATTAGACGCTGTCGCGCTTTAAAATTAAAAGTTTTAGTTTGTGCGGATAATCTCGAAGAAGCTCAGGCGATTCTCGAGGCCAGGCCAGATTTTCTAGCTTATGAACCGCCCGAATTTATTGGTAGTCAGACGGATTCAGTTGCTTCAACTAAACCTGAGGTGATTAAAGATTTTACTGAAGCTATAAAAGGAATCCCGGTTTTAGTAGGGGCGGGAATCCATTCGCAGAAAGATGTTAAAATCGCTTTAAAACTAGGGGCTAAAGGGATTTTGGTGGCTACTGACGTCGTTTTGGCAGAAAAACCAGAAGAAGAATTACTCGATTTAGTTGGAGGTTTTAAATGA
- the pgk gene encoding phosphoglycerate kinase, which yields MKLPSVKDLNLVEKTVLFRADYDVPLGQDSRVVDVTRIEDSIPTLNYLFSQRAKVIGLAHLDRPGGKVVKGLSLKPVAEKLSLLLGKEVRLSAEVLGEKTKRAVKELKPKEILLLENLRFDAREMRNDKGFAKRLASLGEIYINNAFAVSHRQHVSIVGIPRYLPSAAGLDLVEEVETLTKVLQNPRRPVVVILGGVKYSKIEAARKMIGWADSILVGGKLVIYNGFPKLVKKEKVSGDLKRDGEDITEASIKEFEKIIRKAGTIIWSGPMGAFEKEEYNQGTKRIAQAVVKSRAYTVIGGGDTEAALTKFGLVDKIDYISSGGGAMLEFLAEGTLPGVEAIKKERQE from the coding sequence ATGAAACTGCCCAGCGTTAAAGATCTTAATCTGGTTGAGAAAACAGTTCTCTTTCGAGCTGATTATGATGTTCCTTTAGGCCAAGATAGTCGAGTAGTTGATGTCACTAGAATTGAAGACTCCATTCCAACCCTTAATTATTTATTTTCCCAAAGGGCAAAAGTGATTGGCTTGGCCCATCTTGATCGTCCTGGAGGGAAAGTGGTTAAAGGTTTGAGCTTAAAGCCGGTGGCCGAAAAATTAAGTTTGCTTTTAGGTAAAGAAGTTCGTTTATCAGCCGAAGTTTTAGGGGAAAAGACCAAAAGAGCGGTTAAGGAACTGAAACCCAAAGAAATCTTGCTCTTAGAAAATTTGCGTTTTGATGCTCGGGAGATGAGGAATGATAAGGGGTTTGCTAAAAGATTAGCCTCATTAGGCGAAATTTACATTAATAATGCTTTTGCCGTTTCTCACCGTCAACACGTTTCGATTGTCGGTATTCCCCGCTATTTACCCTCAGCCGCTGGTTTAGATTTAGTTGAAGAGGTAGAGACTTTAACTAAGGTTCTCCAAAACCCACGCCGACCCGTGGTCGTTATTTTGGGTGGAGTTAAATACAGTAAAATTGAAGCGGCCAGGAAAATGATTGGTTGGGCTGATTCTATTTTGGTTGGCGGAAAATTGGTTATTTATAATGGCTTCCCAAAATTAGTAAAAAAAGAAAAAGTTAGTGGTGACTTGAAGCGTGATGGTGAAGATATTACCGAAGCTTCGATTAAAGAATTTGAAAAAATAATTAGAAAGGCCGGAACAATTATTTGGAGTGGGCCGATGGGTGCTTTTGAAAAGGAAGAATATAATCAAGGGACGAAACGGATTGCTCAGGCAGTGGTTAAAAGCAGGGCTTATACGGTGATTGGCGGTGGCGATACTGAGGCGGCTTTAACTAAATTTGGTTTAGTAGACAAGATTGATTATATTTCTTCTGGAGGGGGCGCGATGTTGGAATTTTTAGCAGAAGGGACCTTACCAGGAGTTGAAGCAATTAAAAAAGAGAGGCAAGAATGA
- the gap gene encoding type I glyceraldehyde-3-phosphate dehydrogenase encodes MIRLAINGFGRIGRVTFRAARNHYKNRIKIVAINTSGSMDVRGWAHMLKYDSVYGQFRENFEFEAKNKGDEIGGLIFGKERIPILAQPDPAKIPWDKHRVDVVIEATGIFTKGIDAKKHIQAGAQKVIISAPSEDTPSFVVGVNEEKYRGSVVNNASCTTNCVAPVTKIIWENLGIEKGMMSTIHAYTANQELVDGSGKSLRRARAAALNIVPTTTGAARATVRVIPEISGLFDGMAYRVPVACGSIADFVFLVTKRTTIEEVNQIFKKAAKGKYKGIVEVTEEPLVSTDILGSTASAIIDLNLTQVVDHDLVKVVAWYDNEWGYCCRLLDEAILVGGNKK; translated from the coding sequence ATGATCAGATTGGCGATTAATGGTTTTGGCCGGATTGGCCGAGTCACTTTTCGGGCCGCCAGGAACCATTATAAAAACAGGATTAAAATTGTCGCCATCAACACTTCAGGGAGTATGGATGTCCGAGGTTGGGCTCATATGTTGAAGTATGATTCAGTTTATGGCCAATTTAGAGAAAATTTTGAGTTTGAAGCGAAAAATAAAGGTGATGAAATTGGCGGCTTGATTTTTGGCAAAGAGAGAATTCCAATTTTAGCCCAGCCCGATCCCGCTAAAATTCCTTGGGATAAGCATCGGGTTGACGTTGTTATTGAAGCCACCGGTATTTTTACTAAGGGAATTGATGCTAAAAAGCATATTCAGGCAGGGGCCCAAAAGGTGATCATTTCCGCTCCTTCGGAAGACACGCCCTCTTTTGTCGTTGGCGTTAATGAAGAAAAATATCGGGGTAGTGTGGTCAATAATGCCTCTTGTACAACCAATTGTGTTGCCCCTGTCACCAAAATAATTTGGGAGAATTTGGGGATTGAAAAGGGGATGATGAGTACGATTCACGCTTATACGGCTAACCAGGAATTAGTTGACGGTTCAGGTAAAAGCCTACGGCGGGCAAGAGCGGCAGCGCTTAATATTGTGCCTACAACTACTGGGGCGGCTCGAGCTACAGTTCGGGTTATTCCCGAGATCTCTGGTCTTTTTGATGGTATGGCTTATCGAGTCCCAGTAGCCTGTGGTTCCATTGCTGATTTTGTTTTTTTGGTAACTAAGAGAACGACAATTGAGGAAGTGAATCAGATTTTTAAGAAGGCGGCTAAGGGTAAATACAAGGGCATTGTCGAGGTAACCGAAGAACCTCTAGTTTCAACTGATATTCTTGGTTCAACCGCTTCGGCCATTATTGATCTTAATCTGACTCAGGTGGTGGATCATGATTTGGTTAAGGTTGTCGCTTGGTATGACAATGAATGGGGTTATTGTTGTCGCTTACTTGATGAAGCTATTTTAGTGGGAGGCAATAAGAAATGA
- the deoC gene encoding deoxyribose-phosphate aldolase has product MRKKDLAWCLDLANHHPEATPATIKALCQAVKKYQLHAAFVNPCYVSLAKEIMADGVVGTVIAFPLGQETQNIKVLTAIEAAKKGADELDVSMNVGLFKAGKEDQVLAEMEAVIAAAKNIKGNTLIKFIIETSLLTESEIKKASEIVFKSGADFIKTNSGWGSRGASLEDVGLIRSVVGEKIKIKVAGGINTYKQAVAFLEKGADRIGTSKAVAIIKGAKK; this is encoded by the coding sequence ATGAGAAAAAAGGATTTAGCCTGGTGCCTTGATTTGGCTAACCATCATCCTGAGGCGACGCCGGCAACGATTAAAGCCCTTTGTCAAGCGGTCAAAAAATATCAACTTCATGCGGCTTTTGTTAATCCCTGCTATGTTTCTTTAGCCAAAGAGATAATGGCTGACGGAGTCGTAGGCACGGTGATTGCTTTTCCCTTAGGTCAAGAAACCCAAAATATAAAAGTCTTGACAGCCATTGAGGCGGCTAAGAAAGGGGCTGATGAGCTTGATGTCTCGATGAATGTCGGTTTGTTTAAGGCGGGTAAGGAGGATCAGGTCTTAGCCGAAATGGAAGCGGTGATTGCGGCCGCTAAAAATATTAAAGGTAATACTTTAATAAAATTTATTATTGAGACCAGTTTATTGACTGAGAGTGAAATTAAAAAAGCGAGCGAGATCGTCTTTAAATCTGGAGCAGACTTTATTAAAACCAATTCAGGTTGGGGATCAAGAGGCGCAAGCTTGGAAGATGTCGGGTTAATCAGGAGCGTAGTTGGGGAGAAAATAAAAATCAAGGTAGCTGGAGGAATCAATACTTATAAACAGGCGGTTGCCTTTCTTGAAAAAGGAGCCGATCGAATTGGCACCTCTAAAGCAGTGGCGATTATTAAAGGAGCGAAAAAATGA
- a CDS encoding class II fructose-bisphosphate aldolase: MNVQEILNLAKSGGYALGSFNAGDLEIIKGVIQAGVELKSPLLIEASPGEIKFFGHQNFDCVVENFKKETGLPILTNLDHSLGLEEAQEGIESGFDLIHFDGSDLAYEENIKITKMIVQQAHEKGILVEGEFDKILGTSAPHQEEPESVQASGSYTDPEKAAEFVSQTGVDILAVFIGNLHGTYKQPPKLDLERLRMIAEKLPCFLSLHGGSGLLEEDIKQAINLGKVVKINVNTELRVAYRETLENVLKGSEEVAIYKIMPPVIAAVQKVVEEKIRLFGSEGKATTPTTEDQTNQL; encoded by the coding sequence ATGAATGTCCAAGAAATTTTGAACCTGGCTAAAAGCGGTGGTTATGCTTTAGGATCTTTCAATGCTGGTGATTTGGAAATTATTAAGGGCGTAATTCAGGCTGGAGTTGAACTTAAGTCACCCCTTCTTATTGAAGCTTCACCTGGGGAAATAAAATTCTTTGGTCACCAGAATTTTGATTGTGTGGTTGAAAATTTCAAAAAAGAAACAGGCTTGCCGATTTTAACCAACCTTGATCATTCTTTGGGTTTAGAAGAAGCTCAAGAAGGGATTGAGTCGGGTTTTGATTTGATTCATTTTGATGGTTCTGATTTGGCTTATGAGGAAAACATTAAAATTACCAAGATGATTGTTCAACAAGCACACGAAAAAGGAATTCTGGTTGAGGGTGAATTTGATAAGATTTTAGGCACCTCAGCCCCGCATCAAGAAGAGCCTGAATCGGTTCAAGCCAGTGGTAGTTATACTGACCCAGAAAAAGCGGCTGAATTTGTTAGCCAAACAGGTGTCGATATTTTGGCGGTTTTTATTGGCAATCTTCATGGAACCTATAAGCAGCCCCCAAAACTTGATTTGGAACGTTTGAGAATGATTGCCGAGAAATTACCTTGTTTCCTTTCTCTTCACGGTGGTTCCGGTTTACTTGAGGAGGATATTAAACAAGCAATTAATCTTGGCAAGGTTGTCAAAATTAATGTCAATACCGAACTACGGGTAGCTTACCGGGAGACTTTGGAAAACGTTTTAAAAGGTTCAGAAGAGGTTGCCATTTACAAGATTATGCCACCGGTTATTGCTGCCGTTCAGAAAGTGGTTGAGGAAAAAATTAGGCTTTTTGGTTCAGAAGGTAAGGCAACCACGCCCACCACTGAAGACCAAACTAATCAATTATGA